The genomic window AGACGGTTTGAGAGGCTGGCCTGGACAGCGTAGCGTGGGGTGATGTCGTGTTGGAGTGTAAGGCGAGGCGCAACAGTGCCAGACAACACAAAGGGTGGCAATCCGTGCTAGACGCAGAAATTGGGATGGGAAGATTCAAGAGAAATGATGAAGAGGTGGCAAAACGCTACGCACAGACGATTATCATGTTGGGCCAAGGGAGTCGCtaccccttcctctctcgagTTGCCCCATTCCCCACATGTCTGCGCTCCGTTCGTTCGTCTTGCTCGTGCAGGAGAGGGACGGGGTCCAGACTCAGGCAGGAAGGCGAGTCGACACAATAGCTGGCAGCACAAGGACGTTGCAGGGGTGCAGCCTCCCATGTTTGACGGAGACCCACCGTGAACTGCAGTGGGGGGAATGGCGCCaacatgcacacgcgcacatgaGCACAAGGACGCACTCGGCAGAGACAAATGAGGTGGAGATGGGGAAAGGATAAGCTTCGCTTCTGCGTCATGCAGCTGCGCTAGTGTCCTTTGCTCAGGCCTTTTCTGTCGTACacgttttgtttttgctcTTTTTCAATGCGTGAAAgtacgaaaaaaaaaaaacagaaaagcaaagaaaccTCTTCGACGCTGAGCTCAGTGCACGTGTGGGGAAGTCGGAAGAACTGAAGACAGGAAGTGGCCACCTGAGCGTCGGAGTTGACGCACCATCCAGCCCAATAGTGATTGCGGTGGAGAGTCTACgaacgcagacacacgccaCGAAGAAGCAAactgaagagagagacacgagaggaagaaaagaacgAGAGGATATCCCCTGCTGCCACTCAGGGAAGCAAGTTACTCGATCGCTCAGATTTCTCTCGGTCTCATGGAGCTGCTCACGCCAACGTTTGTACCTCGCTTCTCCATCCGCTCACCTCTGCATGGTGAAATCGCCACCTCCTGAGGGCTCTACCAGAATCACTCTCCGTACGCTACGATGCTCTTACTTCTTCGGGGCACTCTTCGGGGCTGGCACgcgctccttcttctccgACATGAAGAGCTGCACGTGGCAGGGGCTGCACATGTACGGCGTGATGCGTCCGTGGGCACGGAacgtgcggcggcgcatgCGGGCAGCCTGGTCTACCTGTACGTGCTTGATGACCATCTGGTTGGGGTCAAGACCCTTCTCGATGGCGTTGGCCTCGGCGTTCTTGAGCAGCGACATCATCGCCACGACGGACTTGCGTGGCCACCGACCCTTCGTCTGACCCCACTCCTTCGCCTGAGCAGTGCGGCCAATCTTGCCGTTGTAGCGCTTGAACGGGATGCAGCGGGTCTTGGCGAGCACCTGGCGGTACAGCTGCTGAGCCTTGCGGAGTGGCATGCCGTTGATCACATTCGCGGTCTCGAAAGTGTTCTTGTAGTGGCAGCGGAGGTCGCTAACCTTCGCCTTGGCACTCTTCGACGATACCTGCGGCTTGCGGGAGTAGTGCGTCATGGTGAACAAGGAAGTAGGTTTCTACACAGCCATATACACATGCGGGGAACGAGGTGCACAAGAGTAATGAGGtcaagggagaggaagagcatcCGCATGCCAATGCGCAGGAAATACGCGCGTGGGGGGATAGGGCATTGTGCGTGCAAAGCAGAGAGATACaagaggcaggcaggcagaggTAAAGTAACAATAAATAAGCAAGTGAACGCGAGGGTGAAAGAGCGAGGGGAAGCAAACAAGCGGACTCGGCTGGCTGATATCAATCGCGTACTAGACGCGAAGCCCTCACTCAAACAGCGGTTACGCACGAGGAGAACGGAAGAGTGCTGAGTCAGTCAGCGCGCCGCTGTGCACTCGTAGACCGATACCACCTGCAAGGCCATGCAAGAAatctttcgttttttttttattttaaCGTATCCATTCTTCCATAGAAGATGAGTTCAGCACTACTCTACCCACCCCATGCCTCTCACAAGTCCATCGCGTGCTGTAAAGCAGTGTTCGATATGCGGTACAGCAAGACGCCAACCCAGCCATCGCAGCACGGTCCTTGTGCCAAACTCTACCTACCCACCCCTGCCGGCTCCGTaggtcgcctcacagtcCTTACAGTGTGCCAATTGCCACCTCGTAAATTCACTGAGGTGGGTCAGGCTCCACACACCCGTAGACAGAGAGACCCGGGTAGGATACCGCTTGAGTAGCGCTGACACTCTACCCATCACATGGGTGCCGCAAGCActttcgctgccgcaggtcgctcctACGCCACGCCACACAGGCCTGACCACCAACATGCGTAGTGAGGCGTCGCTCTGACTCGATCCACGTTCTAGGCACTTGGGTCTGTCACTGCCAGAAATGGTTCGGCATTGGTAGAGATAATGGCCATATGGCTTCCTCACAGAGTGAGAACCACTGAATACTGACATCATGCTGAGGTGTCCCCCGTCATCAGGCTGTgcgagagacggagagagagagaaaaaaggaccTCTGTCACTCTCTCGAATCCCACTGGAAGTACACCGGGAGCGAGGAGCCGAGTAGATATCTACAAAACTACATGacacgccctctctctctctgcgcagtTGCACTACATTCCGGGTCTGTGCATATTCATTGCTTTTGCGCCTATGAGCTCAGCTTGTTTtccgcatgtgtgtgtgtgtgtggagtgcTCATCAAACAACGGCACCCGGCACTGCCATGAGGTGGGAGAGGGTTACTGGCGTGCATTTGTGTCGGcaaaggaagggggaagggcctgcacgcccccctcccccgggATTCAGAGCAGTAAGTAGAGCAAATCACAGAAAGACAGTCTGCAACACAAAGCGGAAACCTCCTTGGTCGCCTCCTTACCCGTCGCCTTACGTCCGTTTCATCTCCGCAGCACAGATACCACTAGCGCCAAGGTTGCACGCGCATCGCAGCCGGAGACCGTCCATCAAGTGCACCACGAAGCACgtgcaagaaaaagaagacagCCATTCATCAAGACACCGCCATGTGCGTTTGCCCTCGTGCACCGTTAGTCTTGCAACACGCAGCCAGCGCGAGAATACTtgacaaagaagaaaaagaggcagtgcgcacacgcatgcgcacgATAGTGCCGCTATGTGAAGTATGaacgcggcgcagctgaacAAAACAGCGGCCTTGTGGACTAAACCTTGGCCGCCgtccctgctgcggcacctccGCCGAAGTTTCTGACGAAACCCGCGATTTTGGGAAACAATGACGTCGCGATTGGCTCAAGACGGTGGACTAAGAGGGGAGCCGAGGTAACTGTGAAGAGAAGGTGTAGCGGTACTAGCATCTTGTTGAATATAATGGAGAGAACAAGCGTCTTCCAGAACGGCGGacgcttcttctcgttcACCGCGACCTCATCCGAGCGCTTCACATCGAAGCCATAGGAGCGGGCAAGGCCAATCAGGTCAATGCGAAAGACGTAGAGGCAGGCGAAGACGCATGTTAGGGAGATGTTGTGGATGATGAGGTACCACAAGAGCCCGCCTGCACCGTAGGTTGCCAGTCGCTGCCTCAGTGACACTGACTTCACTCCCGCTTCCTTTGCAACTGTAGTGCCAGGGGTGCCGGCCGCGGGGGCTTCGGGAGTCGTGGACGGTCGGAAAACCGCACCCCTTTCGTCCACGCGGTAGCCGTTAGATGCATAGAGGCGAGGAAAGCGCGTAACAAAGCCCTCAGGAATGTCCCACGTCACTTCCATTGTTTTGATGTTTTGGTAGTACGGCTTTCCAGCGTCTAGTGAGTAGTGCTCTCGCCAGTACACACGTGGGttggaaggagagagcggctCGTCCTCGCTCCACGTGGCCGGGAACTCCTGGCTCGGGCCGACGGCGCGACGAGCAAGGTCGACACCGGGCAGCACTGTAGCATCAGACCCTAATCCATGCTCTCCGCACTGCCCTGGGGCAGAATTCGCTGTGGAGTTCCAGCGCCGTCCCCACAACGAGGACGACAAGGCCGACACACTCCGCACACAGTGTAGGTGTGTTACACACCACATTTTCGTCTTTTTCGTTGGCGGCAAGCTCTTGTTTCTGAACTAAATTGAAGACAGTACCTGTGAGCTGAACGAGCTGGTGGATGactgcgggggggggggggtattcGCTGCCCTCAATTAGACCCTCCGCCGCTCCCCCTGCCTATCTTTGATGCTTTGCTTGTCGGTGGCGCCCTCTGCCTTCGCTTGGTCCGTTCTCTACTTCTGCGTTCTGGTGCTTGTGTGGCTGTTGGGGCGGCTGCTTCAGCTTGGCCAGCGGGTGTTGACGTGGTTGCGGAGATGAAGGgtaggcgtgtgtgtacaAGAATGATAtccaaaagaaaaaaacgagagtGCGTGATAAGGGACTattgtgtggtgtgtgtacCTTCAGGGACAGTCTCTTAAGCCTATCCGGCGCGGAAAAGCGCCCTGCTGTAGTTGCTGTAGTGTGTCGGCGCAAGAAGTACTGAGTAATAAAAAGCACTGGGCATGTGCGTTTGCAAAGGAGGCATGAAAGCAAGGCGCTACCTCGCACAGAGAAAACGCTAATCATCCATGAATGCACCGTGAAGAGCGTGAGATGCAATAAAGAATCATGATAGGTGGCGGAAGATGAAAAGGGAGAAATGAATAGGCTGCTGGGGGATTCTATCACGTGCACCAAacgtgtttctttttttcataggatgacgatgacgccAGCTGCAACTTAGCCGAGGCACTGGAAGGGGTAGGGAAGAGAAGGTCATGGGGTGCCAAGATTAAAGCCCATACTCGCTTCCTAAACAAGATGCCAACTAGGGAGCCACAACACAGCACGCCAGGGCGCACCTCTcccaaggaggagagagcagccTGCCCCACCCTTTCTCTCACCGCCTTCAGTGGCAACGCGTACCGTAAACTGCGATCCACGGTGCACGCACACCCTGCATCGCTTCTAGCCGCATCAGGGGCCACCCCTCGCCGAGTCGCACCAactatgtgtgtgtgtaaccAAAAtaagaaaggaaagaaaatCGATGgcccctcttttttccccactagtcaagagagggaaaccaGCGCTGCAAAGAACACGGGGCGAAACATAAACAAAACTGAGAACGTAGTCCATTTGGCACGCGACGCACAGCCCGTGTGCGCCTCACGCAGCGGTCATCTCGGCAAGCAGCTCAGCGTGCTCGTCCGTCGGATCGCGGCTGGGCTCCGTGTCCGCCCAGAGATCAGGCGTGAGGAAGCCGTAGGTCTTGCGCAGGGCGTAGAAAGTGGCCATGATCAGGTTGCCGTGGGTGCGGGTCTTGCCACAGGAGCTTGTGTACACGTCCTCAACGCCGGCGAACTCAAGGATCTTCTTGGGCACAGGGGCAGCGACGATGCCGGTACCGCGGGGCGCGGGCACGAGACGGACTGCGACGGAGCCGCACTTGCCGGTCACCTTCATCGGAATTGTGTGTGGCTCACCGATCTTGTTACCCCAGTAGCCGCGGCGCACCGGCACGATGTTGAGCTTGGCTGCAATCATCGAGGCGCGAATCGCCAGCGAAACCTCCTTGCCGACGCGGGCACCGATGCCGATGTGgccgttgccgtcgccgACGACGTTGAAGGCCTTGAAGCGGGTGCGCTGCCCGGCCGATGTAGCCTTCTGCACAGGGTAGATCTTCATCATCTCGTCGCGCAGCTGGCCCTCGACGATAAGGGTGTCAACGATCTGGTGCTCCTTGATGGGCatcgagaagagaaagatcTCTTCCAGAGAGGTTACCTTCCGCGCCTTCACGAGGCGACCCAGCTTGGTGCACGGGACCCACTCTTTCTCCTCACCTGGACCACCGCGGCCACGGCCACGGCCACCGCGACCACCGCGACCGCCACGACCACGGCCGAAACCGCGCTCAGCACGGGGGGCCTCGGCGACGGGGTTCTCAGCAGGCAGAACGTCAGCCATTGGGAACTAactgtgtgcatgtgcatgcgcgtgtgtatgtagCGGACGTCGATGTAAGAAAACAAGTTGAGGCAGCGCACAGTTGAAACGCAAAGCAGGGGGAGGTAGCAGGGAGGACAAAATGACGCAGttgaagagaaacaaagtTGTGTATGAATAAGAAAAGGTGCGAAGCAGAGGTGCGCACACGGTAGAAGACGTACAGCAAACGTAAGAGTGGCACCAAAGAAAACCACTACACGCTCTCaacgctgctcctctcgaAAAGCTCCACAGAGGAGAACATCGTGCATTTTGTTCGTGCAATGCGTctggaaaaagagaaagcaaacTCATAACAACGGAGCAAATCACCACCAAGGCGCCCGCGCCTCTTCACTCATCCCTGCACAGCTGCATCGAGGGGATGCCAATTAAGTAGTAGACAGGGCAAGGCCCTTTGTCAACTCAATTTATTGAGAGTCCTTCATTGACTTTACACCCTTCTTGCATTCCGCCCCGCCTACGTGCCAAGCCTCACCCTCGGCCGCTTTAAGGTTCGGCATGCTATAATACTATGTGGAGATTCTCCGCGGAGGAGTCTCAAGGACGCCATTGTGGAGGCCGGGGCGCATTCGCCATGCAGCCGAGCCATGCGCCGCATCGGCCCACCCAGTCGGACGTGGGAGGTGCCGCAcgctgcacacacgcgcacgctggcTCCCTCTTCCATTTCCGTCCACGTCACGGGGGCGTCTCTGGATGGCTTGCCCGCGTGTGCCTCGACAGGTGGGACGCTGCCATGAGCCTGTGGCGGCACCGGGCGCAAGCATGTGCATGCGCGCAAAGAGCACACAGCTTGCTCGGAGGCACCATAGGGGGCGGCGGGGTACACACGGCGGGGAAGTCcatgcagcgcgagcggGATGCGCGTAACCACATCACTGCGCGCACGGCCACAGGGCGAAACGAGGTGTGCTCTCAGCCTCGAGCAGCCCGCGAGGCTCGCGTAGCATATCGGGCACAGCGCCGGCCCGGGCGGCCTCATGGTAACAACAGGCGCGGCGGGGAGTACCACAATGCCAGCGggtcgcagccgccgcaccaTCTGCActccacgctgccgctcccagtcacccgccgctgcaggaatcCAAAGTGTGGCCCGGTGCCCGTGCGGGATTGGGGGAGCGTGGTCCCCGGTCGCCCAGAGAGCTCAGCGTCCTTGTTCTCCTGGCGTCGggcggtggccgccacgcagctgctctctCACCGCGTCGCATCACCTACCGAGGATTCGGGGGATGTCGGCCTGGCGTCTGAGACCAAGAAGGGTTAGAGAGTAGAACAACGCACTCCCCAAACCGAAAAAAAGATCACAGGGAGAGACTGGGGGCAAGAGCTGTGCTGCTCTGTCACATCGACCGCCCTTTTTGGGTTTTTCGCGTGACGGGAAGGGGGTTAGTAAAgggtgaaaagagaagaggaatgCCTCCGCAAGGAAGGTAATCCTAATccgtgggtgtgcgtctgtgtgtgtgtgtggttcgATACACACCGAGGTCAAGGAAAACACCAACCTGCGAGTAGAAGGCTCTGATCTCCAAG from Leishmania panamensis strain MHOM/PA/94/PSC-1 chromosome 32 sequence includes these protein-coding regions:
- a CDS encoding 60S ribosomal protein L17, putative (TriTrypDB/GeneDB-style sysID: LpmP.32.0460) yields the protein MTHYSRKPQVSSKSAKAKVSDLRCHYKNTFETANVINGMPLRKAQQLYRQVLAKTRCIPFKRYNGKIGRTAQAKEWGQTKGRWPRKSVVAMMSLLKNAEANAIEKGLDPNQMVIKHVQVDQAARMRRRTFRAHGRITPYMCSPCHVQLFMSEKKERVPAPKSAPKK
- a CDS encoding hypothetical protein (TriTrypDB/GeneDB-style sysID: LpmP.32.0470), translating into MWCVTHLHCVRSVSALSSSLWGRRWNSTANSAPGQCGEHGLGSDATVLPGVDLARRAVGPSQEFPATWSEDEPLSPSNPRVYWREHYSLDAGKPYYQNIKTMEVTWDIPEGFVTRFPRLYASNGYRVDERGAVFRPSTTPEAPAAGTPGTTVAKEAGVKSVSLRQRLATYGAGGLLWYLIIHNISLTCVFACLYVFRIDLIGLARSYGFDVKRSDEVAVNEKKRPPFWKTLVLSIIFNKMLVPLHLLFTVTSAPLLVHRLEPIATSLFPKIAGFVRNFGGGAAAGTAAKV
- a CDS encoding 40S ribosomal protein S2 (TriTrypDB/GeneDB-style sysID: LpmP.32.0480) — its product is MADVLPAENPVAEAPRAERGFGRGRGGRGGRGGRGRGRGGPGEEKEWVPCTKLGRLVKARKVTSLEEIFLFSMPIKEHQIVDTLIVEGQLRDEMMKIYPVQKATSAGQRTRFKAFNVVGDGNGHIGIGARVGKEVSLAIRASMIAAKLNIVPVRRGYWGNKIGEPHTIPMKVTGKCGSVAVRLVPAPRGTGIVAAPVPKKILEFAGVEDVYTSSCGKTRTHGNLIMATFYALRKTYGFLTPDLWADTEPSRDPTDEHAELLAEMTAA